A stretch of Synergistaceae bacterium DNA encodes these proteins:
- a CDS encoding M23 family metallopeptidase → MSYMLTFPFGLFAEEMEMLSLPSPGALPSPSSSLEPLPAALSTVAFLSPRLSFLSMPGSSLPSESYVPALPSVRDFGAPALPANRTKTENIMPSLGDWATVSPKNSLSLNTSPEEKKNRKKNLPGQKKIRILFGGGSMEPVEPRWQGILMWPVEGKVSSGFGPRGSHLHAGIDIPLASGTPIHAVMEGIVVASRVYNGYGNTVILDHGDDLQTLYAHCSKLLVKEGDVVTRGEVIAFVGNTGRSSTSHLHFGVLLAGVFRDPMAVLKRRTEDRFVEDSKNKPKTPKS, encoded by the coding sequence ATGTCGTATATGCTCACTTTCCCTTTTGGACTCTTTGCTGAAGAGATGGAGATGCTTTCGCTGCCCTCTCCCGGCGCTCTTCCTTCTCCCTCTTCCTCTCTGGAACCTCTTCCTGCCGCTCTTTCCACAGTGGCTTTTCTTTCGCCCCGTCTATCTTTCCTGTCAATGCCGGGGTCTTCTCTGCCTTCGGAGTCCTATGTGCCGGCGCTGCCCTCCGTTCGCGACTTCGGGGCTCCCGCTCTTCCCGCCAACAGGACGAAGACGGAGAACATCATGCCGTCGCTGGGAGACTGGGCGACCGTCTCACCGAAAAACTCTCTCTCTCTCAACACGAGCCCGGAGGAGAAGAAAAACAGAAAGAAAAATTTACCGGGGCAAAAAAAGATCCGGATTCTTTTCGGAGGAGGGTCCATGGAACCTGTGGAACCTCGCTGGCAGGGAATTCTGATGTGGCCCGTGGAGGGAAAAGTGTCCTCAGGATTTGGACCCCGAGGCTCTCATCTTCATGCGGGCATCGACATTCCTTTGGCGTCGGGAACCCCCATTCACGCCGTTATGGAGGGAATTGTCGTGGCGTCCAGAGTGTACAACGGCTACGGAAACACCGTTATCCTGGACCACGGCGACGATCTTCAGACGCTGTACGCCCATTGTTCGAAACTTCTAGTCAAAGAGGGAGACGTGGTGACGCGGGGAGAGGTCATCGCCTTTGTGGGCAACACCGGTCGTTCCTCCACATCCCATCTGCACTTCGGCGTTTTGCTGGCGGGAGTCTTTCGGGATCCCATGGCCGTTTTGAAACGCAGAACCGAGGACCGCTTCGTCGAGGATTCGAAGAACAAACCGAAAACGCCGAAATCCTGA